A genome region from Winogradskyella helgolandensis includes the following:
- a CDS encoding cyclodeaminase/cyclohydrolase family protein, giving the protein MNINLLEITTDELLEKFGAGKHKPGSGSAAALQGMISSKLLTTVISLTNVPKRQERYKKVLPTLLEMDAKIQKNIFPELTRLFQEDAIQFDKAIIARTERDEEEDIIKSNTLGIKALAELKLSIEIPIEITKLCIELAEISDYVFDNAFQGARGDSQVALSGAVAGIAGCLSIIQLNLLSFGSDEYPWTSKILIETKDLKSKFNKLNEIASSKIELLEDEVFAISNLYREVDQLLNNLKSRTKLTDEDIESAASKLQNLLWTHKGVIWSNNIPNHPVKVLKPNLALKKALAYNYVSVEKLEIIDDDNGSFETAGVINQNEKFVLISNNFDKNTQNFTAAHELGHALLHKQTVLHRDRPINGISKNVKRNFTERQADKFATYFLMPSKLVKKEFYEMFSTEKFIIDEQSSFNLIKDSPSKLRTECRNLRGLAIKLASSERFDNQSFISIAKLFNVSTMAMAIRLEELNLIEF; this is encoded by the coding sequence ATGAATATAAATTTACTTGAAATAACAACAGATGAGCTTTTAGAAAAGTTTGGAGCAGGGAAGCATAAACCAGGTTCTGGGAGTGCGGCAGCTTTACAAGGAATGATTTCCTCAAAACTTTTAACCACAGTTATTAGTCTTACTAATGTTCCGAAACGTCAAGAGAGGTATAAAAAAGTTCTTCCAACTCTATTGGAAATGGATGCTAAAATCCAAAAGAATATATTTCCTGAGTTAACGCGATTATTTCAAGAAGATGCAATTCAATTCGATAAGGCAATTATTGCAAGAACTGAAAGAGATGAAGAAGAAGATATAATTAAGAGTAATACTTTAGGAATAAAAGCATTAGCTGAACTTAAATTATCAATTGAAATTCCTATTGAGATTACAAAACTTTGTATTGAACTTGCGGAAATATCTGACTATGTCTTCGATAATGCTTTTCAAGGAGCTAGAGGAGATTCACAAGTAGCTCTTAGTGGAGCTGTTGCAGGTATTGCTGGATGTTTATCTATAATACAATTAAACCTATTATCGTTTGGTAGCGATGAATATCCTTGGACATCTAAGATTCTTATTGAGACTAAAGATTTAAAATCAAAATTCAATAAATTAAATGAGATTGCTAGTTCTAAAATAGAGTTGCTAGAAGATGAAGTATTTGCTATATCTAATCTTTATAGAGAGGTTGACCAATTATTAAACAATCTGAAATCAAGAACAAAATTAACCGATGAAGATATTGAAAGTGCCGCATCAAAACTACAAAATCTATTATGGACGCATAAAGGTGTTATTTGGTCAAACAATATCCCAAATCACCCTGTAAAAGTTCTTAAGCCAAATTTAGCGTTAAAAAAAGCCTTAGCTTATAATTATGTTTCTGTTGAAAAATTAGAGATTATTGACGACGACAATGGGAGTTTTGAAACAGCTGGTGTTATCAATCAAAACGAAAAATTTGTACTAATATCAAATAATTTTGACAAGAATACACAAAATTTTACTGCAGCTCACGAGCTAGGGCACGCTCTTCTTCACAAACAAACAGTCCTACACAGAGACAGACCAATAAATGGAATATCGAAAAACGTTAAGCGCAATTTTACTGAACGGCAAGCAGATAAATTCGCAACTTATTTTTTAATGCCATCAAAACTAGTGAAAAAGGAATTTTATGAAATGTTCTCAACTGAAAAATTTATTATCGATGAACAATCATCCTTTAATCTTATAAAGGACTCACCGAGTAAATTGAGAACTGAATGTAGAAATTTACGTGGTCTAGCAATAAAACTAGCATCATCTGAACGTTTTGACAACCAAAGTTTTATTTCAATTGCAAAATTGTTTAATGTTTCGACAATGGCAATGGCAATTAGACTTGAAGAGCTTAATTTAATTGAATTTTAA